The following is a genomic window from Deltaproteobacteria bacterium.
AGCCCGCTGGTCGCCTTCAGCGGCCCTTGCATGGATATCACGCATGTCGTTGAGGCCACAAATGCCCTTGAGCCCGCTCTCATGAGTCAAAATCCGCTCTAATTCCCCGATACTCATGCCTTTCTGCTGGGCCAGGTAGAAAATGATGCCGGGATCCACATTGCCGCTGCGCGTCCCCATGATGATCCCTGCTACCGGAGTCATACCCATGGAGGTATCAACGCTTTTGCCTTTGGCAATGGCGCAGGTGCTGGCGCCGCTGCCGAGGTGAATAGTCATCAGATTCAATTCTTCCAGGGGCCTGCCCATGAGCCTGGCAGCCTCCCTGGCCACATAACTGTGGGAAGTCCCGTGGAAGCCATAGCGCCTTATGCCCAGCTCCTCATAGTACTCATAGGGCAAAGAGTAAAGATAGACATGGGGTGCCATAGTCTGATGGAAGGCCGTATCGAAAACCGCCACCTGCGGCGCCCTACTTATCAGCTTCTGGGCAACCTTGATGCCCGCCAGATTGGCAGGATTGTGCAGCGGTGCCAGGGGAATTGTCTCCTCGATCGCCTGGATGACCTGATCATCGATGAGAGCCGGTGCTCGAAAGCGTTCACCACCATGAACCACCCGATGCCCCACGGCAGATATTTCAGAAGCCTCTTCAATAACGCCAACCTCTCTGTCTGTAAGAAGATCGACGATTATGTTCATGCCCACGGTATGGTCGGGTATAGGGCTTTCTATAATTTTTTCCAGCTCTTCCTTCCTATTGGGAAACTTTTTGTGGGTGAGCCTGCCTCGAGGTTCGCCAATGCGTTCGGCAAGCCCAATTGCCATGACCGACTCGTCTGTCATATCGAGGGCCTGGTATTTTATAGAAGAACTTCCACAATTGATGACAAGAATTTTCATACAATCTCTCTCCTCTCTTCTCCAGACCAGGTGCATCAGGCTCTTCTGCCATCTCTGCCAGAGGAGGAGTTCTTTGTGTAATGGTTGCCATCGAACTATAGGCTCGAGAGTCCAACAACCAACGAGATGATCACTGCTACAGTGCTCCACCGCACCAATAGCACAGAGAAGCTCACGGAGCCGAAGATTCGCTATTCACATTCCTGAGCCTGGATTGCAGTGATGGCCACGGTGTTGACAATGTCGGTGACGGTGCAGCCTCTGCTCAGGTCATTTACAGGTTTGTTGAGTCCCTGCAGTACTGGGCCCACTGCCACCGCATTGGCAGAACGCTGCACTGCCTTGTATGTATTGTTCCCCGTGTTCAGATCGGGAAAAATGAATACGGTTGCGTGCCCCGCCACATCGCTGTCCGGCATCTTCGTTGCCGCTACATTGTCATCCACTGCAGCATCATACTGGATCGGGCCTTCCAGCTTTAGATCGGGCCTTCGCTCTCTGGCTATCCGAGTCGCTTCACGCACCACCTCCACTGATTTTCCCTTGCCGGATTCACCAGTGGAGTATGAGAGCATGGCAATCCGA
Proteins encoded in this region:
- a CDS encoding acetate kinase; amino-acid sequence: MKILVINCGSSSIKYQALDMTDESVMAIGLAERIGEPRGRLTHKKFPNRKEELEKIIESPIPDHTVGMNIIVDLLTDREVGVIEEASEISAVGHRVVHGGERFRAPALIDDQVIQAIEETIPLAPLHNPANLAGIKVAQKLISRAPQVAVFDTAFHQTMAPHVYLYSLPYEYYEELGIRRYGFHGTSHSYVAREAARLMGRPLEELNLMTIHLGSGASTCAIAKGKSVDTSMGMTPVAGIIMGTRSGNVDPGIIFYLAQQKGMSIGELERILTHESGLKGICGLNDMRDIHARAAEGDQRAQLALDMFVYRIKKYIGNYFAVLGYLDGLVFTAGIGEHDVEIRRRCCENLQRLGIILDLEKNRARSEGPLKISTAESAVQVFVIATNEELEIARQTREALAAEGLV